A single window of Rhizobium indicum DNA harbors:
- a CDS encoding tetratricopeptide repeat protein, whose amino-acid sequence MTSSFRHLSRLSLAVGFAFGIATAAFAAGDSNDDTNPPPKTQTTKTCTGGKVWDKTKKECVNPKKSSFNDDDLYQFAREFAYAGQYDNAITVLNLARNQNDPRVLNYLGYANRKAGRMELGMSYYRKALQADENYILARSYMGMALVEQGDIQGARVQLVEIRDRGGEGTWAYRSLLQSLNGYKTY is encoded by the coding sequence ATGACTTCTTCTTTCCGCCACCTGTCCAGACTTTCGCTCGCCGTTGGCTTTGCCTTCGGCATCGCCACGGCCGCTTTCGCGGCCGGCGACAGCAACGATGACACCAATCCGCCGCCGAAGACCCAGACGACCAAGACCTGCACCGGCGGCAAGGTCTGGGACAAGACCAAGAAGGAATGCGTCAACCCGAAGAAGAGCAGCTTCAACGACGACGATCTCTATCAGTTCGCCCGCGAGTTTGCCTATGCCGGCCAGTATGACAACGCCATCACCGTGCTCAATCTCGCTCGCAACCAGAACGACCCGCGCGTCCTGAACTATCTCGGCTACGCCAACCGCAAGGCCGGCCGCATGGAGCTCGGCATGTCCTACTACCGCAAGGCGCTGCAGGCGGATGAGAACTATATCCTCGCCCGCTCCTATATGGGCATGGCGCTGGTGGAACAGGGAGACATCCAGGGCGCCCGCGTCCAGCTTGTCGAAATCCGTGATCGCGGCGGCGAAGGCACCTGGGCCTATCGCTCCCTGCTGCAAAGCTTGAACGGCTACAAGACATATTGA
- a CDS encoding winged helix-turn-helix transcriptional regulator, whose amino-acid sequence MHLTSDWRGAGLAIDYHIKIHTLSCHTHQEVTMAEPMKRLPELPVERALKVISGRWKPIILYYVFSGPKRLSELKRMMPAITQKVLIQQLREMEEHGLVARQVFAEVPARVEYSATELGLGLEPVLLALCQWGQRHAEARNEADEIADCIVRPRRATAPRVFSDAHNTL is encoded by the coding sequence ATGCACCTCACGTCTGATTGGCGTGGGGCAGGTTTAGCAATAGACTATCACATAAAAATACACACTCTTTCGTGCCATACCCACCAGGAGGTGACCATGGCTGAGCCGATGAAAAGACTCCCCGAGCTGCCGGTCGAGCGTGCGCTGAAGGTGATCTCAGGACGCTGGAAGCCCATCATCCTCTATTACGTCTTCTCCGGCCCGAAGCGTCTTTCGGAGCTGAAGCGGATGATGCCCGCCATTACCCAGAAAGTGCTGATCCAGCAGCTGCGCGAGATGGAGGAGCATGGGCTGGTCGCCCGCCAAGTCTTTGCCGAGGTCCCCGCCCGTGTCGAATACAGCGCGACTGAACTCGGCCTCGGTCTCGAACCGGTGCTGCTGGCGCTCTGCCAATGGGGCCAGCGCCACGCAGAGGCGCGAAATGAAGCCGACGAGATCGCCGACTGCATCGTCAGGCCGCGCCGCGCTACAGCGCCGCGCGTCTTTTCAGACGCGCATAATACGCTGTAA
- a CDS encoding quinone oxidoreductase family protein, with translation MKAVQFTRFGPPDVLEVVELPVPEPGPGEVLVRVHAAGVNFFEVLMRADRYAATPDLPMFPGVEVAGTIERAGPGADRSLIGMRVAVPLFAIGRGSGGYAEFVAVDGGAVMQLPDAVSFEAAAGPMVQGLTALHLLRRSPAKGKNVLVSAAAGGVGSLLVQLARRDGAKMVIAAASSDEKRALSLSLGADHAVDYTAPGWQEDVKRLTGGLGADIIYETVGGVFSRAALDALAPCGELVLAAMGRFGLEAADVEHMLDDNQSIKGFSLLPLLTPQGVREDLAALFELTAAGAVTVIDSGRFPLHQAAEAHRAIEGRRAVGKVVLVP, from the coding sequence ATGAAAGCCGTCCAATTCACTCGCTTCGGTCCGCCCGATGTCCTCGAGGTCGTAGAACTGCCGGTGCCCGAGCCGGGGCCGGGTGAGGTTCTCGTCCGCGTCCATGCAGCGGGTGTCAACTTCTTCGAGGTGTTGATGCGGGCCGACCGTTACGCCGCAACGCCCGACCTGCCGATGTTTCCCGGTGTCGAGGTCGCGGGTACGATCGAGCGAGCAGGGCCTGGTGCCGACCGCTCGCTCATTGGCATGCGGGTTGCCGTTCCTCTCTTTGCGATCGGGCGCGGTTCGGGCGGCTATGCCGAATTCGTCGCGGTCGACGGCGGGGCGGTGATGCAGCTGCCGGATGCGGTTTCTTTCGAGGCGGCTGCCGGGCCGATGGTGCAGGGGCTGACGGCGCTGCATCTGCTGCGCCGCAGTCCCGCGAAAGGCAAGAATGTTCTCGTGAGTGCGGCAGCGGGCGGTGTCGGGTCGCTGCTTGTGCAGCTCGCGAGACGTGACGGGGCGAAGATGGTGATCGCGGCGGCGAGCAGTGACGAGAAGAGGGCGCTTTCCCTGTCTCTCGGCGCCGATCATGCGGTCGATTATACGGCGCCTGGCTGGCAGGAGGACGTCAAAAGGCTGACCGGAGGGCTCGGCGCGGATATCATCTATGAAACCGTCGGCGGCGTGTTTTCAAGGGCGGCACTCGATGCGCTGGCGCCTTGCGGCGAGCTGGTGCTGGCGGCGATGGGGCGGTTCGGGCTCGAGGCGGCCGATGTCGAGCACATGCTTGACGACAATCAGTCAATCAAGGGATTTTCGTTGCTGCCGCTGCTGACGCCTCAGGGGGTGCGGGAGGATCTTGCCGCGCTCTTCGAGCTTACCGCGGCGGGCGCCGTGACGGTTATCGACAGCGGTCGTTTCCCACTGCATCAAGCGGCGGAAGCGCATCGCGCCATCGAAGGGCGGCGGGCGGTCGGCAAGGTAGTGCTGGTGCCTTAA
- a CDS encoding RNA polymerase sigma factor — MRQPATTIDLRRDLVGLLPRLRRFAITLAGEVAVADELVQAVCQRAISKGHQWSGEGRLESWIYTLARQQWTDDNRKRKPKASVRGNVTDIREAARDRSAAVDPDTIHHMISDMPDGVSSMFLLVDVEGHSYQQAADIMGIPVANVVSQLATARLHFAALAGTHPIHRF; from the coding sequence ATGCGTCAGCCCGCAACGACCATCGATCTCCGGCGTGATCTCGTCGGCCTCCTGCCCCGCCTTCGCCGCTTCGCGATCACGCTCGCGGGTGAGGTTGCCGTGGCCGATGAACTCGTTCAGGCCGTCTGTCAGCGCGCCATCTCCAAAGGTCATCAATGGAGCGGCGAAGGCCGGCTGGAAAGCTGGATCTACACGCTTGCCCGCCAACAATGGACCGACGACAACCGCAAGCGCAAGCCGAAGGCTTCCGTCCGCGGCAACGTCACCGATATTCGCGAGGCCGCGCGCGATCGCTCGGCCGCAGTCGATCCCGACACCATCCATCACATGATTTCCGATATGCCGGATGGCGTTTCCAGCATGTTCCTGCTGGTAGACGTCGAAGGCCACAGCTACCAGCAGGCGGCCGACATCATGGGCATTCCGGTGGCAAACGTCGTCTCGCAGCTCGCGACCGCGAGGCTGCATTTCGCCGCGCTTGCCGGCACCCACCCGATCCACAGGTTCTGA
- a CDS encoding anti-sigma factor family protein — protein MLDLRKLPLEAQLTALLDGEVSPEQRHELEQRLASDENARRLHEKLRHGADFGRRRLDDILKEPVPLALVRSIKSTQPPKTPIAQRATRPQVKLAPSGPQALAAALILFVVGCGIGYFVGTAPDADEIASTATTNAAPANTSDWLGDVTAYQRLLIRQPRHLVEVPASQAEEISSWLTTAIGVPFRVPDLSAEAWTFQGARVILGDSRPVGQLVYSNSDGDIISICFRKDAQPPETDDFKETIKDEIGLVTWHNAGTSYVLAGPSAEATLGQLAMEIATAI, from the coding sequence TTGCTCGATCTTAGGAAATTGCCGCTCGAAGCCCAGCTCACCGCCCTCCTCGACGGCGAAGTCTCGCCCGAACAGCGGCACGAACTGGAGCAGCGTCTGGCAAGCGACGAGAATGCACGCCGGCTGCATGAGAAGCTGCGCCACGGGGCTGATTTCGGCCGCCGCCGCCTCGACGATATCCTGAAGGAGCCGGTACCGCTCGCCCTCGTCCGCTCGATCAAGAGCACGCAGCCGCCGAAAACGCCGATCGCCCAGCGCGCCACGCGCCCGCAAGTGAAACTGGCGCCGAGCGGCCCGCAGGCGCTGGCCGCCGCCCTCATCCTCTTTGTCGTCGGTTGTGGTATCGGCTATTTCGTCGGCACCGCGCCGGATGCCGACGAGATTGCCAGCACGGCGACCACCAATGCGGCACCGGCCAATACCAGCGACTGGCTGGGCGACGTCACCGCCTATCAGCGCCTGCTGATCCGCCAACCCCGTCATCTCGTCGAAGTGCCCGCCTCGCAGGCCGAGGAAATCTCCAGCTGGCTGACGACGGCGATCGGCGTGCCCTTCCGCGTGCCGGATCTGAGCGCCGAAGCCTGGACCTTCCAGGGCGCGCGCGTCATCCTTGGCGACAGCCGCCCTGTCGGACAGCTCGTCTATTCTAATTCCGATGGCGACATCATCTCCATTTGCTTCCGCAAGGACGCGCAACCGCCGGAGACCGACGACTTCAAGGAAACGATCAAGGACGAGATCGGCCTCGTGACCTGGCACAATGCCGGCACCTCCTATGTGCTTGCCGGCCCCTCCGCCGAAGCAACGCTCGGCCAGCTCGCCATGGAGATCGCCACCGCGATCTGA